In the genome of Hyphobacterium sp. CCMP332, one region contains:
- a CDS encoding Hpt domain-containing protein: MAITDLAYLHQYSSNDKDFVQEMVELFLSSTPSFLEEMKSSFENKDYNMVARISHKMKPSMTFMGIKNGKEITIALEDYANEGTDIAKIEEKITELDQLCQLAFSELKVALNELKS; encoded by the coding sequence ATGGCAATAACCGATTTAGCCTATTTGCACCAATACAGTTCAAACGACAAGGATTTTGTTCAGGAGATGGTAGAGCTCTTTCTGAGTTCAACACCTTCTTTCTTAGAGGAAATGAAAAGCTCCTTTGAAAATAAGGACTATAACATGGTTGCCAGAATATCTCATAAAATGAAACCCTCCATGACATTCATGGGAATTAAAAATGGTAAAGAAATTACCATTGCATTGGAAGATTATGCCAATGAAGGCACAGATATCGCTAAAATCGAAGAGAAAATTACTGAGTTGGATCAGTTATGTCAGCTGGCTTTTTCTGAGCTCAAAGTTGCTCTGAATGAGTTGAAATCCTGA
- a CDS encoding thioredoxin family protein: MSLTDSNMMPLKTGAPEFEIINTLDQKKYTFESLKGDKGTLVYFICNHCPYVIHVINELVKISKVYEKRGIKTIAISSNDIEKYPEDSPEKMKQFAEVHRFAFPYLFDETQQVAKAYYAACTPDLYLFDANDKCFYRGRLDEARPGNDKPVDGKDLRNALEQLLNGKTPPMDQFPSAGCNIKWK; the protein is encoded by the coding sequence ATGTCACTTACCGATTCTAACATGATGCCTTTGAAAACAGGGGCTCCTGAATTTGAAATCATAAATACCCTGGATCAAAAAAAATACACATTTGAAAGTTTAAAAGGAGATAAGGGTACACTTGTATATTTTATCTGTAATCATTGCCCTTATGTTATTCATGTGATTAATGAATTGGTAAAAATTTCAAAAGTGTACGAAAAAAGGGGAATAAAAACCATCGCGATATCTTCCAATGATATCGAAAAATACCCTGAAGATTCGCCGGAGAAAATGAAGCAATTTGCTGAAGTGCATCGATTTGCATTTCCCTATCTCTTTGATGAAACACAGCAGGTGGCCAAAGCTTATTATGCCGCATGTACCCCTGATTTATATTTATTTGATGCTAATGATAAATGCTTTTATCGCGGCAGATTGGATGAAGCAAGACCGGGCAATGATAAACCGGTGGATGGCAAAGATTTGAGAAATGCTTTGGAGCAGCTACTCAATGGCAAGACTCCGCCAATGGATCAGTTTCCAAGTGCCGGATGTAATATCAAATGGAAATAA
- a CDS encoding redoxin domain-containing protein: protein MNRLLSICVLIAVFSCNKEYNKVPNDLDLPIISGEEAWQDIANNKVRVYYFLSPECPLCQNYAVAMRELKNNFPQIEFVGIVPGKEYNSEQVRKYLIRFGLEFNTYFDPDFELSNALGAEITPEAFLLDQNGNVRYSGAIDNWAISLGQKRTVITERYLEDAIVATLENREIKIKSTSAVGCFIQ, encoded by the coding sequence ATGAATAGGCTTTTATCCATTTGCGTGCTGATCGCAGTATTTTCCTGCAACAAGGAATATAACAAAGTTCCGAATGACCTTGATTTACCAATTATTTCAGGTGAAGAAGCCTGGCAGGACATCGCGAACAACAAAGTAAGAGTTTATTATTTTTTATCCCCTGAATGTCCTCTTTGTCAAAATTATGCCGTAGCCATGAGGGAATTGAAGAATAATTTTCCTCAGATAGAATTCGTTGGCATCGTGCCGGGAAAAGAATACAATAGCGAACAAGTAAGGAAATACCTAATTCGTTTTGGATTGGAATTTAATACTTATTTCGATCCTGACTTTGAGCTAAGTAATGCCCTTGGTGCAGAAATAACGCCGGAGGCTTTTTTATTGGATCAGAATGGCAATGTGCGCTATTCCGGAGCTATTGATAACTGGGCTATTTCACTAGGCCAAAAAAGAACCGTAATTACAGAAAGATATCTTGAAGATGCCATTGTGGCGACGCTTGAGAATCGCGAGATTAAAATTAAATCTACCAGCGCTGTGGGATGCTTTATTCAATGA